The following proteins come from a genomic window of Lachnoclostridium phytofermentans ISDg:
- a CDS encoding TIGR03960 family B12-binding radical SAM protein, with amino-acid sequence MKKLALSDEILLTIDKPARYIGNEVNMVVKDKEKVDIRFCMCFPDVYEVGMSHLGIQILYDMFNQREDTYCERVYSPWTDLDKIMREKNIPLFALESQDPIKDFDFLGITLQYEMCYTNILQILDLSGIPIYAKDRTDEDPIIIGGGPCSYNPEPIADFFDMFYIGEGETVYDQVLDAYKENKAAGGSRADYLKRVAQIEGIYVPAFYDVTYKEDGTIASMTPNNEFAKDKVKKQIVMNVSDTYYPRKPLVPYIKSIQDRVVLEIQRGCIRGCRFCQAGMLYRPTRQRDVDYLKDLAKDMIESTGHEEISLSSLSSSDYDKLQELVYYLIDEFKKNGVNISLPSLRIDAFALDVMSKVQDIKKSSLTFAPEAGSQRLRDVINKGLSEEVILKGAMDAFLAGWNKVKLYFMLGLPTETMEDIEGIATISDKIAREYYTIPKEERNGKAQITASTSFFVPKPFTPFQWSRMVTREEFGEKQRFLNGKMKEQLNYKSIRYNWHDAEVTILEGIFARGDRKIAKSIYDAYQKGCIYDAWSEYFNYKTWMEVFEENGVDIAFYTSRERSEDEIFPWDFIDIGVTKKFLRKEYEHAIEETVTPNCKMSCSGCGAAAFQGGICFEAHTDNGNINC; translated from the coding sequence ATGAAAAAGCTAGCATTATCCGATGAAATACTATTAACGATAGATAAGCCAGCTCGTTATATCGGTAACGAAGTAAATATGGTGGTTAAAGATAAGGAAAAGGTAGATATCCGTTTTTGTATGTGTTTTCCTGACGTATACGAAGTTGGTATGTCACACCTTGGTATTCAGATTCTTTATGATATGTTTAATCAAAGAGAAGATACTTATTGCGAACGTGTATACTCTCCATGGACGGATTTGGACAAGATTATGAGAGAGAAGAACATACCATTGTTTGCTCTTGAGTCTCAGGATCCGATAAAGGATTTTGACTTTCTAGGAATTACATTACAATATGAGATGTGTTATACCAACATTCTGCAAATCTTAGATTTATCAGGAATTCCAATCTATGCAAAAGATAGAACAGATGAGGATCCTATCATTATTGGTGGTGGACCATGTTCTTATAACCCAGAACCTATCGCAGATTTCTTTGATATGTTTTACATCGGGGAAGGTGAAACAGTATACGATCAGGTACTTGATGCATATAAGGAGAACAAGGCAGCAGGAGGTAGCAGAGCAGATTACTTAAAGCGCGTTGCACAGATTGAGGGCATCTATGTTCCAGCTTTTTATGATGTAACATATAAGGAGGATGGAACCATTGCTTCTATGACTCCAAATAATGAGTTTGCAAAAGATAAGGTAAAGAAACAGATAGTGATGAACGTTAGTGATACGTATTATCCTAGAAAACCGTTAGTACCTTATATTAAGTCAATTCAGGATCGTGTGGTACTTGAAATTCAACGTGGATGTATTCGTGGATGTCGTTTCTGTCAGGCTGGTATGTTATACCGACCAACAAGACAAAGAGATGTTGATTATCTAAAAGACTTAGCAAAAGATATGATTGAATCTACCGGACATGAAGAGATATCTCTTAGTTCTCTAAGCTCCAGTGATTATGATAAACTTCAAGAACTCGTTTATTACTTAATCGATGAGTTCAAGAAGAATGGTGTGAATATCTCTCTACCATCTCTTCGTATTGATGCGTTCGCACTTGATGTTATGAGTAAGGTGCAGGATATCAAAAAGAGTAGTCTTACCTTTGCACCAGAGGCAGGTTCCCAGCGTCTTCGTGATGTAATTAATAAAGGACTTTCCGAAGAAGTGATTTTAAAAGGTGCGATGGATGCGTTCCTTGCAGGATGGAATAAGGTGAAACTTTATTTCATGTTAGGTCTTCCAACAGAAACAATGGAAGATATTGAAGGAATTGCTACGATTTCTGATAAGATAGCAAGAGAGTATTATACTATTCCAAAAGAAGAGAGAAATGGTAAGGCGCAGATTACTGCAAGTACCTCCTTCTTTGTTCCAAAACCATTTACCCCATTCCAGTGGTCAAGAATGGTGACCAGAGAAGAATTCGGGGAAAAGCAACGATTCTTAAATGGTAAGATGAAGGAACAATTAAACTATAAGAGTATTCGTTACAATTGGCATGATGCAGAAGTTACGATTCTTGAAGGTATTTTCGCACGAGGTGATCGTAAAATTGCGAAATCCATCTATGATGCATATCAAAAGGGTTGTATTTACGATGCTTGGTCAGAGTATTTTAACTATAAAACTTGGATGGAAGTGTTTGAAGAAAATGGCGTAGATATCGCCTTCTATACAAGTAGAGAACGAAGTGAAGATGAAATTTTCCCTTGGGACTTCATTGATATTGGTGTTACGAAGAAATTCCTTCGTAAGGAATATGAACATGCAATAGAAGAAACGGTAACTCCAAACTGTAAGATGTCTTGTTCTGGCTGTGGTGCTGCGGCTTTTCAAGGTGGAATATGCTTTGAGGCGCATACAGATAACGGCAATATAAATTGCTAG
- a CDS encoding TIGR03936 family radical SAM-associated protein: MKVRIKFSKYGVVKFIGHLDVMRYFQKANRRAGIDVAYSQGFNPHQIMSFAAPLGVGLTSDGEYVDVDFNVVESEEAIINSLNAVMNEGFAITEAKILKEPLPNQKRETAMSLVAAADYLVSLKDGYELKKENGQILDKDEFHKLFSEFYHQNQIVINKKTKKSEKEMDIRPYIFHYGITDEEFLSTGKELKVTNTVNGIEHADTYETGIRVFLCLATGSVINIKPELVMEAFCEKYGIKFETFAFQYHRMETYANVADHGKTIEEMILAVEQKESYALKLDPLGKVGIM; this comes from the coding sequence ATGAAAGTAAGAATAAAATTTTCTAAATATGGTGTGGTAAAATTCATCGGCCACTTAGATGTAATGCGCTATTTTCAAAAGGCTAATAGACGAGCGGGAATCGATGTGGCTTACAGCCAGGGATTTAATCCACATCAGATCATGTCTTTTGCAGCACCACTTGGTGTTGGGTTAACTAGTGATGGAGAGTATGTAGACGTTGATTTTAATGTAGTAGAGTCTGAGGAAGCTATTATCAACAGTTTAAATGCTGTTATGAATGAAGGTTTTGCGATAACAGAAGCTAAGATTTTAAAAGAACCTTTACCAAATCAAAAGAGAGAGACAGCGATGTCACTTGTGGCAGCAGCAGATTATTTAGTTTCCTTAAAAGATGGTTATGAGTTAAAGAAGGAAAATGGGCAAATACTAGATAAAGATGAGTTTCATAAATTATTTTCTGAGTTTTATCATCAGAATCAGATCGTAATCAACAAAAAGACGAAAAAAAGTGAAAAGGAAATGGACATCCGTCCTTATATTTTCCATTATGGAATCACGGATGAAGAATTTCTTTCCACAGGCAAAGAACTTAAGGTTACGAATACTGTGAATGGAATAGAACATGCAGATACTTATGAAACTGGTATACGTGTGTTTTTATGCTTAGCGACAGGTAGTGTTATTAACATTAAGCCTGAGCTTGTTATGGAAGCATTTTGTGAAAAGTATGGTATCAAATTTGAAACATTTGCATTTCAATATCACCGTATGGAGACTTACGCAAATGTTGCTGACCACGGAAAAACAATTGAAGAAATGATTCTAGCTGTGGAACAAAAAGAAAGTTATGCATTAAAGCTTGATCCATTAGGTAAAGTGGGAATAATGTAG